A single region of the Candidatus Protochlamydia amoebophila UWE25 genome encodes:
- a CDS encoding zinc ribbon domain-containing protein: MRGLWGDTWICPNPNCGYENYNKVNFCGVCGTKKKALVRKLLDEQKNEVRMIHIFKKLFICKLIVFTFFAHLLLHAHSVTEILKSIPEDDREVLSRLFYQLMNNDLFAYTLFGDKPVSVTANFILTPYGNIFCRMKCGGYFWEKWKVWKKYEHLFPMKNYLLIEESAQTNTKNIFFLNKKWFVKTVCQHLKIFETILDGNIIPKNLLNKIEKSQKFFSVIKENPILLGILLGYGQHNAELYSRRNDLRHFIDFEQIPKIPYKMLKPSKQFVSLEEEYQYLNSRLKPFDDYHYLPLIISPVHFVADYSHSQTKELQKKYRKLRGKISAIYSQGDFLEITLNEMTR, translated from the coding sequence TTGAGAGGTCTTTGGGGGGATACTTGGATATGCCCTAATCCAAACTGCGGTTACGAAAATTATAATAAGGTAAATTTTTGTGGAGTTTGCGGAACTAAAAAAAAAGCCCTAGTGCGAAAATTATTAGATGAGCAAAAAAATGAGGTAAGAATGATTCATATTTTTAAAAAACTATTCATATGCAAATTGATTGTTTTTACCTTTTTTGCTCATCTATTATTACATGCCCATTCAGTGACAGAAATTTTAAAATCAATACCAGAAGACGATAGGGAAGTCTTAAGTAGACTTTTCTATCAACTGATGAACAATGATCTCTTCGCTTATACCCTATTTGGAGATAAGCCTGTTTCAGTCACTGCAAATTTTATCTTAACCCCTTACGGAAATATTTTTTGCCGGATGAAATGTGGCGGTTATTTTTGGGAAAAATGGAAGGTATGGAAAAAATACGAACATCTGTTTCCAATGAAAAATTATCTTTTAATTGAAGAATCTGCTCAAACAAATACTAAAAACATTTTTTTTCTTAATAAAAAATGGTTTGTAAAAACTGTTTGTCAACACCTAAAAATTTTTGAAACAATTTTAGACGGAAATATCATACCTAAAAACTTATTGAATAAAATTGAAAAAAGTCAAAAATTTTTTTCTGTAATTAAAGAAAACCCAATTCTCCTCGGTATTTTGCTCGGCTATGGGCAACATAATGCAGAATTATATTCTAGAAGAAATGATTTAAGACATTTCATTGATTTTGAACAAATTCCTAAAATTCCCTATAAAATGCTCAAACCTTCCAAACAGTTTGTTTCCCTAGAAGAAGAATACCAATATCTGAATTCTAGGTTAAAGCCTTTTGATGATTATCATTACTTACCCTTAATTATTTCCCCTGTGCACTTCGTTGCTGATTATAGCCATTCTCAAACAAAAGAACTTCAAAAAAAATACCGAAAATTAAGAGGTAAAATATCTGCTATTTATTCCCAAGGTGATTTTTTAGAAATAACACTCAATGAAATGACTCGATAA
- a CDS encoding type II toxin-antitoxin system HicB family antitoxin, which produces MLKYKNYTGFVQFDDEAMIFHGEVLGLRDVITFRGTTPEEIKKEFEISIDGYLDWCKELGQEPEKPFSGNIHLRLQPDLHAKLAAEAKFNGISLNNYISQTLKQAIQ; this is translated from the coding sequence ATGTTGAAATACAAAAACTACACAGGCTTTGTTCAATTTGACGATGAAGCAATGATTTTTCATGGAGAAGTCCTAGGACTTCGAGATGTTATTACATTTCGCGGAACAACACCTGAAGAAATAAAAAAAGAATTTGAAATTTCTATTGATGGATACTTGGATTGGTGTAAAGAGCTAGGCCAAGAACCAGAAAAACCATTTTCAGGAAACATCCATTTACGGCTACAACCTGATTTGCATGCAAAACTTGCCGCTGAGGCAAAATTCAACGGAATTAGCCTCAATAACTATATTAGCCAGACTTTAAAACAAGCTATACAGTAA